The DNA segment TTGGCGACCGAACTGCGACTTTTTCCTATCCGCAGCGCCACCTCTTCCTGGCTCATCTGAAAATCATCAGTGAGTTTTTTGTAGGCCCTGGCTTCTTCTACAGCATTGAGATCATATCGTTGGACATTCTCTACTAGAGCCAGTTCTAGCTTCTCTTTTTCTTTTGCCTCGCGAATTACAATCGGGACAGTTGAGAGTCCCACTTGCTTGGCGGCTTGGAATCTTCTTTCTCCGGCGATGAGTTCAAATCGTGAACCGTTCTGGCTCACTACTAATGGTTGAATAATTCCGTGCTGTTTAATTGATTGGGCTAGCCCTACTAGTTTCTCCTCGTCAATCTGAAGACGGGGCTGGTGAGGATTGGAATCAATTAAATTAATGTCGATCTCTGATACTTTACTTTGCATGAAACTTTCCTCTGAATTTCTGTTTACTTGCTCCTTTATTTCTCCGTTTTTCTGTTCTTTTGTTTCTCGGTTTTTTTGTTCTTGCGTTCCTTTATTTTTTTGAGGTATCAACGAGGCCAGGCCGCGCCCTAATCCGTAATTTTGCATAAAATTGTTACATTGCTAAATTGTTACACTGTAAATTTTTTATTTTCTTTTTCCTTTTCCAATATTTCTCTCGTCAGATTTTTATAGGCCCTGGCTCCTCCGGAAAAAGCGTCAAAATGCAAAATAGATTTTCCGAAACTGGGAGCTTCGGCTAGACGCACGCTGCGAGGAATAACGCTGTCAAAAACATGACCAGGGAAATGATCGCGCACTTCGCGCACTACTTGGCGAGCCAGACGATTACGGCGATCATACATCGTGAGCACTGCTCCCATTACACTCAACTGCGGCTGGAGATTTTCCTTCACTAAATTAATCGTCTCGAGCAATTGGCTCAAGCCCTCCAAAGCGTAATATTCCGTCTGGACCGGTATGATTACTTCGTCGCTGGCTGCCAGTCCGTTGATTGTGAGCAGCCCCAAGCTGGGGGGACTGTCGATAATAATATAATCGTATTCGGTGCGAATTTGGCGAAGAACATCATAAAGTTTAAACTCGCGGTTTTCAATGTGAACCAGTTCAATATTTGCTCCTGCCAGATCCTGCGAGGCTGGCATGACATCATGCCCGAAACTTTCCGTTTTCATGATAATTTCACGGGGGTGATGACCCATTATCATCGCATGGTATAGGCTTTTAGAGAGTTCGCGAGTGTTAATACCCAGTCCTGATGAAGCATTTCCTTGCGGATCAAGATCAACCAGAAGCACAAACTTACCCGCCGCCGCAAGATACGTAGCTAAATTAATAGCTGTGGTGGTTTTTCCCACTCCGCCTTTTTGATTGACGAGAGATATGATTTTCGCCATAATTAGCTATAGTATACATCAAAAGCCGCTGTGGCGGAATCCATGCACCAATCCCGACAAACGGGGTGGTGCGGGACAAGCTGGCAGATTTACCCCGCACTAATTTTGCCGAAGTGGTGGAACGGTAGACACGTACGACTCAAAATCGTATGAGCTTATGCTCATGTGGGTTCGATTCCCACCTTCGGCACAATTTAGGCAAAATTTAGTGCGGGGCGCGCGACTCCCCAAACCAAATTCTCTTTCAGCGAATTGGTATGGGGCAGGCAAAATCGTGTGGGCTTACGCTCATATCGGTTCGACTCCGATCAGCGGCACATGTTTTGAACATGCTTCGTTGCTTGACTTTTTATCAATTCTGTACTAATATGATATATCGGACTTGTACAAGGTTTATTTAAAAAAGGAGGAAAAAGTGAAGAAATACGAGGAAAAAAACGGAGACCAGACACTTTTCGAAAAAATAAAAGAGAAGCTGGAATCGCTCTTGGCAACGATAATATTATGGAAGGGAGGACATTTCTAATTCCTACTGTCAGCCGCTTGTTCTAGATTTCTAGACAAGCGGCTTTAATTTTCGAACTATTTATAAATTGAAAAGTATTCGGGCATTTTGGGTGGTTATCTTAGCTATTTCTTTAACATCCAAGTTTTTCACTTCCGCAATTTTTTGAGCCGTGTACTTTACATAAACCGGTTCGTTTCTTTCTCCTTTTTTCGGAACCGGAGCAAGATAAGGGCAATCGGTTTCCAGCAGCACATTTTCTAAGGCGACTTCTTTAATCAGACGATTAAAGCTGTTTGAATAAGTTATCACTCCATTGAGGCCGATTTTATAGCTAAGTTCTGTGAATTGACGGGCGGTTTTGTAGCCGCCGACGAAACTGTGAATCACTCCTCTTTTTTCCACCGGATTATTTTCCAAAATTTCGTAAAGATCGTCGTAGGCATCCCAGCAGTGGATTATCATTGGCTTTCCAGTTCCATTGGCTAATCTTATTCCCTCTAAAAAAACTTTCTTTTGCTTCTTCTTCAATTCTTCTACGTTATCGCTTTCCTCAAAATGGTGATAATCCAGTCCCATTTCTCCAATTGCCACCATCTTACTATTTAAAGTGAGGGTCCTGTATTTATCATAATCAAAATTTTCTCCATTGAGAATAATTTCTTCACTTTCCCATTCTTCACTGCCGCTATATTCAATTTTACTTTTCTCAAGATGAAGCGGATGAATTCCCACTGCCGCCCAAACTCCGCTTTCATATCTTTCGGCAATTTCCACTGCCCGCTGGCTTGTTGAATATTGTGAGCCAACATTAATAACGAGCACATCATTATCGAGTGCCCGTTTTAAAACTTCGTCGGCGTCTTCGCGGAATGCTTTGAAATTTACGTGAGCGTGGGTGTCGATGAGCATGGCGTTGTCATGCTGAACTTGTTTCAGCATCTAATTAGATCCCGAAACAAGTTCGGGATGACATTAATGATGTCATTTTATCCTTTGAAAAAGCGGTCCTGTCTTTTTAGTTTCCAAGGCGGTCTTAATTTTTTGAGATGTTTCGGGCATGAAGGGCATCAGTAAATCAGAATAAAGCATTAGATGAGAAAACAATTTTACTACACTTTCTTTTAATTGTTTACTGTTTTCTTTGAATTCCCATGGTTTAGTTTTTTCAATATACTCGTTCATTTGTTTAATTCCTTTAAGCGTCCAATGGCTAACAAGTTTTCCTTTCTCATAATAGCCTCCTGATGTTCCCAACCAAATACCATAAAGTACTTGTTCTAATTTAAACTCAAAAAAAATAGATTGATACCATTTTTTTATTTCGTCTAGGTCTATATCTTTTTCTGTGTAGTTATTAATTTCCTTAAATAGTTCCTTACCGTTTAATTGCAGTTTTTCGCTCATTTTTATCACACGTGAAAGTAAATTTCCTAATCCATTGGCAAGTTCCGCATTATATTTTTCCGTAAATTTTTCCCAGCTGACATCCATATCCTCTCCAAAATTTCCAAAACTCAAAAGTAAGTAGCGCGTTCCATCTACACCAAATTTTTCAATCATTTCAAAAGGAGAAATTACATTTCCGAGAGATTTGCTCATTTTTTGGCCGTCAACCCCGATAAATCCGTTAATAAATATCTGTTTGGAAGAGGAAATTCCAGCTGACATTAACATTGCCTGCCACATAGCCACTTGCTGACGCAAATTATCTTTTCCAGCTAATTGCACTACCGGCCACCATTTTCGAAATTTTTCCATATCATCCGGCCAGCCAATAGCTGAAATGTAGTTTACCAGCGCTTCAAACCAGACGTACATTACTTGTTCTGAATCGCCTGGCACTTCTACTCCCCATGGCATTTTGCTTTTGACCCGCGATATACTAAAATCTTCCAGTCCCTTTTCAACAAATTTTTTCACTTCATTTAATCTCTTCCTGGGCAAAACAAATTCAGGATTCTTTTCGTAAAGAGCCAGTAAATCTTTCTGATATTTTGAAAATCGAAAGAAATAATTTTCTTCCTCAATGATTTCCATTTCCTGATCCGGGTGAAGCGGGCATTTGCACCCGCCAATTAATTCTGACTCAGTTTTTTCCAATTCGCAGCCAACACAGTATTTAATTTTATACTTCTTTTTATAAATATCTCCGTTGCTGTTACATCTTTCCCAAAATTCCTGTGCCGCTTTCACGTGATGCTCGTCTGTTGTTCGAATAAAATTATTAAAGCTCAAATTTAAAGTTCCTTTCAATTTTTTGAAAGATTCAGCTTGTTCATCACAGTATTTTTGAGCATCCATTTTTAATTCTTCGGCCTTTCTGAAGATTTTGAGTCCATGTTCGTCAGTGCCGGTATTAAAAAAAACTTCATCCCCTATTTGACGATGAAATCTGGCCAAGACATCCGCTTCAATAATTTCCAGCGCAAAACCAATATGCGGTTCGGCATTTACATATGGTAATGTGGTTGTTATGTAGAATTTATTCATATTTAATCCAATAACCTCTCATAATTATTCGCCCAATAGAGGACTCGCTGGCAGTACCAGTTGTATTTGGACGAGGTTGTTCCTGACAAATACAATTTGGCCGCGTTGCACTCGCCTGATTTTTTGGTCGCTCCGCCCTTTGCTAATTTAAGCCCCATTGCCACCACTCCGTCAGTAAGATTCCAAGGATCCGGCGGATTGTGGCCGGTGACAGAAGCGATTCGGCTTTTATATCCTATCCAGGTATCGGACATAAATTGCGCCACGCCCATCGCCCCGCCGGTTCCAGAATAGGAGCTGGGTGGGCAGGAAACTTTTCTCTTTTTCCATTCATAATCCAGTTCATCGCAAATGTCTTTGAATAATTCCAGTCTTCTTCCGCTCATCCGGCTGTCTTTTGCATAACATCCACCGGTGAATCTTCCTAGGTCCGATTCTACCACCAGCATTCCCATAATGAAATCTTTTCTCACACCGGATACTTTTGAAGCAAACCTTGCGGCGTCCTCAATGTCTTTGGCATTATATGATTTTCCCAAATATCCAGAAAGATTGCTCCGCAATTTATACAGCTTGGCGTTAAGTTCGGCAATGGTCGCCTCTTTTTCCTGAATGTCGCCCTGCGTTTCATATTTTTCGGAAAGAAGTGCTTGCTGCTGATCTTGTTTAAGCGCCAGCAAACGCTCGTGATCTTTTTTGAGCTCTTCAAACTTTACTTTTTCCCCTTCAAGCTTCCCTTTGGAGGACTTAATATCCTCAATCAGGCCAAAAACTTTCTGCTGAATTAGGGCAATGTGATCAAGGCCGCCAAGAAATTGAGAAAAATTACTTTTGTCTAAAAGCGCTACTACCGGCGAATTGCTCCGGCTATAGTACATTTCCCGAACCAAGCTGGCCAGCACTCTCCTTTGAAAATTCATTTTTTCATTAGCCAGTTCTATTTCACTTTCGGCGCGGGAAATGTCTTCTCTAGTCCCTTGTACAAATGATTCGGTTTTTCTGACTTCTCCTTGAGTATAATTGACGGATTGCTGAATCTGGCCGAGTTCTTGCTCCAATTTTTCTCTTTCTGCTTGCTCCTTTTCAATTTTGCTCTCGATATTTTCAATATCCTCCTTTATTTCCGCTTGATTGGCTGGATCCTCGGCCACGACTACCCTGCCAGAAAGCACCATTAAGAGAAGCGACAACAAACAAACAAGAAGAAAGGGTGTAATCTTTTTTTCCTTCAGATTCCCCATTCTTTTATTTTACCACTGATTATTGCCAAGTCAAAAGCAGGACAAACGTCCTGCTTTTTTCTCTTATCGAAAAACAATTTGCCCACGCACCAGAAAGCCACGAACGCCGACTCGTGAGATGAATGACCTTCAGGCGGCTTTCGGTGCGGGGTTCCGCGCTTCCGAAAACCGAAAGGGCTGAAAACCCCGACCGTAAGGTCGAGGAGTGCTTCACCTACTCTTTCTTTTCTACTGCTACTGCTTCTTCTTCCTTGCTCGCTACTTCCTCCACTGGAGCTTTTTCCGCTACTCCCTCAATGGCCGCTACGTCCTCCTCTACTTTTTCTTCAAGTTTTGCCAGTTCTTCCTCACTGCGCGGAGGAGCAACATTGGCTACTACTGTTTCTGTATCAACTAGTATTTTTACTTTGTCAGAAATATTAAGATCACTTATTTTTATTACATCGTCAAAGGTTTTAAGAGCGCCGGTATCAACTTCTATTTTGGCTGGAAGATCAGCTGGAAGACAGTTTATGGGAATGGCATCAATACTTTTTACCAGAACTCCCCCCAATGCTTTAACCGCTTCTGATTCCCCGATAAATTCAAGCGGGATTTCGGTTTCGATTTTTTGATCCATCCGGACCTGGAAGAAATCAATATGGGAAAATTTTTCGGATAGAGGGTCGATTTGAACGTCGTGAATCAGGACATTGGCTTTATTTTTTCCGTCGATGTCCAGCTCCAGGATAGTGCTTTCACCCGCTTGATCATAGGATTTCTCAAAATCCGAATAATTAACCCAGAGCGGCCGGGAGGTAATTTTATTTCCGTAAAGAACAGCCGGAATCAGGCCCGCTTTTCGATGGACTTTTATTTTCTTTCCCATTACTTCCCTAATCTTGGATTTTAAAATTATTTTTTCAGTCATTATTTTGCAAAACGAAATTAGTTACCAATCCAGTTTACATCAGCTTTGAAGAAAACGCAAGCCAATACACTTTTTTTATTCTTTTTTTTCTTCACTATATTCTCTCCGGCCGCTTATGCCGAGCAGTATTCCTAAGGCGGCAAAAGCCGTGAGTAAAAAACTTCCTCCGTAACTTAAAAAAGGGAGCGGAATGCCGGTTACTGGTATGATTCCTATGTTCATTCCTATATTCACCAGAACCTGGATAAAATACATAATTAGAATTCCGCTAGCCAGGAGATAACCAAAGTTATCCGGAGCACGGGAAGCAATTCTTTTTATCCGGTAAAAAGCAACAAGAAACAGAAAAATAACCAGCCAGGAGCCAAAAAGCCCCAGCTCTTCAGACACCACTGCGAAAATGAAGTCGGTGTGTTTTTCCGGAAGAAAATTCAGCTGTGACTGCGAGCCATGGCCGATGCCTTTTCCAATAAGCCCTCCTGATCCAACGGCTACCATTGACTGAATTACGTTATAGCCGCTTCCCCGCGGGTCGGATTCGGGACTGACCAGGCTTATGACCCTAGCTTTTTGGTAATCACCAAGATAAATCCAGCCGCTAGAAGCAAGAATAGCACCCGCTAAAATCAGGATGACGAGAGTCCTTTTGCTTATTCCCGAAATGAGAATCATCCCCAGCCAGATTCCCGCCAGCACCATAGCCGATCCCAGGTCTGGCTGACGAAGAACCAGAAAAATCATAGCCGCGGTTAGAATCAGCGACGCGATTAATCTGCCGGTTTCTCCCAGTTCCATTTTCTTTTGGGAAATAAAACTGGCCAAAAAAATGATGAGGGAGAGCTTTGCTATTTCCACCGGTTGAATATGAAAAGGCCCAAGACCGATCCATCCCACGGTGCCGCGGACAGTGCTTCCCAAAAAAAGAACCGCCGCCAAAAGAAATAGCATGGCAAAGTAAATGGCAGTGCTGTATGATTTGAGATAATGATAGTCGGAAAAAGCAAAAAAAAGCATTACTGCTGCTCCCAGTGCGGAAAATACGCACTGCCGGACAAAAACATTTAATCCGCCATTTGACTGGCCAGTCGCAGAAATGCTATAGAGCGAAAGAAGGCCGATGCCGAGAAGGAGAAGCACTGAAATAAGTAATATCCAATCAAATTTTAAAAGCTTATTAAGCATGATTTTATACTAAGCAACAAAAGAACAGAGAAACTAAAGAACCGCGGAACATTTTTTGTTTTTTAGTTCTTTAGTTTTTTAGTTCTTTAGTATTCTTGAAATTTTCCCCCCGGAAGATATTGCTTGATAAAGTTTTGAGAGTTATATACGTCGGCCTCGGCTTCCATTTCGACAATTTCCACCTCTCCTGGAAAGCTAAATGGCCACAGCAGGCGAAAGTCCCTTTGTTCGCGAGAATTTACCGTCCTCATATCTGTTGAATTTAAAGCCACCGGTTTTTTTCCAGAGTCCCTCAAAATCACATTTATTTTGATAAAGTTAAAGTCAAAAGGGCTGTCGTTTCGGAGCAGCCCATAGGCCTCACTGTATCCTACTCCTCCCGAAATTAGATTATAACGCTTGTTGTAAATGTCGAGTCGCGGCTTTTCGTAGTTCGAAAATTCCGCCCATTCAGTGCTCGCAATTATTACTTCCACTTCCTGGGGACCGACCGCCTCTAAATTGCTCTCAATAATATACTTCGTCTCCGCCGGAAGAATAAACCCTTTTCCGGAACGCCTGTCTATTTCTTTTCCGGAGGAATCCTTCAAAATAAATTCATAGGAAAAATCCGGGCTGCCGTACTCACTATTGGGATTTGATATTTTCGTCATTACATCATACCGGCCCGGCCCGCCGTAAATGAAAGCTTTTTCGGCAACTGCCAGC comes from the Candidatus Moraniibacteriota bacterium genome and includes:
- a CDS encoding ParB/RepB/Spo0J family partition protein encodes the protein MQNYGLGRGLASLIPQKNKGTQEQKNRETKEQKNGEIKEQVNRNSEESFMQSKVSEIDINLIDSNPHQPRLQIDEEKLVGLAQSIKQHGIIQPLVVSQNGSRFELIAGERRFQAAKQVGLSTVPIVIREAKEKEKLELALVENVQRYDLNAVEEARAYKKLTDDFQMSQEEVALRIGKSRSSVANKIRLLGLPVEIQRALAGGQITEGHAKAILAMDNPEKQRVLFELIIKQNLTVRQTENKTREISVRPHKRILNIDPQIKELEDKLVGFLGTKVKIAKSGGGGRIIIEYYSEEELNNILNKISNS
- the rodA gene encoding rod shape-determining protein RodA, with the protein product MLNKLLKFDWILLISVLLLLGIGLLSLYSISATGQSNGGLNVFVRQCVFSALGAAVMLFFAFSDYHYLKSYSTAIYFAMLFLLAAVLFLGSTVRGTVGWIGLGPFHIQPVEIAKLSLIIFLASFISQKKMELGETGRLIASLILTAAMIFLVLRQPDLGSAMVLAGIWLGMILISGISKRTLVILILAGAILASSGWIYLGDYQKARVISLVSPESDPRGSGYNVIQSMVAVGSGGLIGKGIGHGSQSQLNFLPEKHTDFIFAVVSEELGLFGSWLVIFLFLVAFYRIKRIASRAPDNFGYLLASGILIMYFIQVLVNIGMNIGIIPVTGIPLPFLSYGGSFLLTAFAALGILLGISGRREYSEEKKE
- a CDS encoding AAA family ATPase codes for the protein MAKIISLVNQKGGVGKTTTAINLATYLAAAGKFVLLVDLDPQGNASSGLGINTRELSKSLYHAMIMGHHPREIIMKTESFGHDVMPASQDLAGANIELVHIENREFKLYDVLRQIRTEYDYIIIDSPPSLGLLTINGLAASDEVIIPVQTEYYALEGLSQLLETINLVKENLQPQLSVMGAVLTMYDRRNRLARQVVREVRDHFPGHVFDSVIPRSVRLAEAPSFGKSILHFDAFSGGARAYKNLTREILEKEKENKKFTV
- the metG gene encoding methionine--tRNA ligase, coding for MNKFYITTTLPYVNAEPHIGFALEIIEADVLARFHRQIGDEVFFNTGTDEHGLKIFRKAEELKMDAQKYCDEQAESFKKLKGTLNLSFNNFIRTTDEHHVKAAQEFWERCNSNGDIYKKKYKIKYCVGCELEKTESELIGGCKCPLHPDQEMEIIEEENYFFRFSKYQKDLLALYEKNPEFVLPRKRLNEVKKFVEKGLEDFSISRVKSKMPWGVEVPGDSEQVMYVWFEALVNYISAIGWPDDMEKFRKWWPVVQLAGKDNLRQQVAMWQAMLMSAGISSSKQIFINGFIGVDGQKMSKSLGNVISPFEMIEKFGVDGTRYLLLSFGNFGEDMDVSWEKFTEKYNAELANGLGNLLSRVIKMSEKLQLNGKELFKEINNYTEKDIDLDEIKKWYQSIFFEFKLEQVLYGIWLGTSGGYYEKGKLVSHWTLKGIKQMNEYIEKTKPWEFKENSKQLKESVVKLFSHLMLYSDLLMPFMPETSQKIKTALETKKTGPLFQRIK
- a CDS encoding 50S ribosomal protein L25, translating into MTEKIILKSKIREVMGKKIKVHRKAGLIPAVLYGNKITSRPLWVNYSDFEKSYDQAGESTILELDIDGKNKANVLIHDVQIDPLSEKFSHIDFFQVRMDQKIETEIPLEFIGESEAVKALGGVLVKSIDAIPINCLPADLPAKIEVDTGALKTFDDVIKISDLNISDKVKILVDTETVVANVAPPRSEEELAKLEEKVEEDVAAIEGVAEKAPVEEVASKEEEAVAVEKKE
- a CDS encoding TatD family hydrolase; this encodes MLKQVQHDNAMLIDTHAHVNFKAFREDADEVLKRALDNDVLVINVGSQYSTSQRAVEIAERYESGVWAAVGIHPLHLEKSKIEYSGSEEWESEEIILNGENFDYDKYRTLTLNSKMVAIGEMGLDYHHFEESDNVEELKKKQKKVFLEGIRLANGTGKPMIIHCWDAYDDLYEILENNPVEKRGVIHSFVGGYKTARQFTELSYKIGLNGVITYSNSFNRLIKEVALENVLLETDCPYLAPVPKKGERNEPVYVKYTAQKIAEVKNLDVKEIAKITTQNARILFNL
- a CDS encoding lytic murein transglycosylase, whose product is MGNLKEKKITPFLLVCLLSLLLMVLSGRVVVAEDPANQAEIKEDIENIESKIEKEQAEREKLEQELGQIQQSVNYTQGEVRKTESFVQGTREDISRAESEIELANEKMNFQRRVLASLVREMYYSRSNSPVVALLDKSNFSQFLGGLDHIALIQQKVFGLIEDIKSSKGKLEGEKVKFEELKKDHERLLALKQDQQQALLSEKYETQGDIQEKEATIAELNAKLYKLRSNLSGYLGKSYNAKDIEDAARFASKVSGVRKDFIMGMLVVESDLGRFTGGCYAKDSRMSGRRLELFKDICDELDYEWKKRKVSCPPSSYSGTGGAMGVAQFMSDTWIGYKSRIASVTGHNPPDPWNLTDGVVAMGLKLAKGGATKKSGECNAAKLYLSGTTSSKYNWYCQRVLYWANNYERLLD